A genomic segment from Salvia splendens isolate huo1 chromosome 13, SspV2, whole genome shotgun sequence encodes:
- the LOC121762488 gene encoding uncharacterized protein LOC121762488 produces the protein MKIYLILIQVLLILQLCGYILCKECTNIPTQSHTLRYQLLTSKNETWKHEMLSHHVTPTDDSVWSSLFPRKMLQEEDEHSWGVVYRKIKNSGGAKGLLSEVSLHDVRLDPKSMHGRAQQTNLDYLLILDVDRLVWSFRKTAALDAPGSPYGGWESPDMELRGHFVGHYLSACAQMWASTHNESLKQKMNAVVSALSACQQKMGTGYLSAFPLEFFDRFEAIKPVWAPYYTIHKILAGLLDQYSLGGNGQALKMSVWMVDYFYNRVQNVIAKYTIERHWTSLNEETGGMNDALYRLYSITGDQKHLTLGHLFDKPCFLGMLAIKADSLSGFHANTHIPVVVGSQMRFELTGDPLYKEIGTFFMDTVNSSHTYATGGTSVSEFWSDPKRLAGTLQTENEESCTTYNMLKVSRNLFRWTKEMAYADYYERALTNGVLSIQRGTEPGVMIYMLPLGPGTSKAHTYHKWGTKFDSFWCCYGTGIESFSKLGDSIYFEEGGNTPTLYIIQYISSSLNWKSGNIILNQQVEQIASWDPRLQISFTFISSKEQTASGTSTLNFRIPLWTYSKGAKATLNGQNLPLPSPGSFLSVSRSWSRGDSITIELPISLRTEAIKDDRQEYASLQAIFYGPYLLAGLTQRDWDINAKSATSFSDWLTPLPSSKYNSQLISLSQGPEAAILFVSNTNNTLKMASLPEAGTDTAVSSTFRLILKDTAHEDLTGPWDAIDKSVVLEPFDLPGMAVVHHGEGKPLGVVAHSAEADVAVFRLVKGLDGKDASVSMESEDKKGCYVCSGGSDKSSIKLSCISSGSSSDDDGFKQAASFTLRNGFNEYHPISFVAKGMSRNFLLSPLLSLTDESYTVYFNIHS, from the exons ATgaagatttatttaattcttattcaagTGTTGTTGATCCTGCAATTATGTGGATACATTTTGTGCAAAGAGTGCACCAACATTCCAACTCAATCTCACACTCTGAGATACCAACTGCTGACATCGAAGAACGAGACGTGGAAGCACGAGATGCTCTCGCATCATGTCACGCCCACGGATGATTCCGTGTGGTCGAGCTTGTTTCCGAGGAAGATGCTGCAGGAGGAAGACGAGCACAGCTGGGGCGTCGTGTATCGAAAAATCAAGAACTCGGGTGGAGCCAAAGGCCTGCTGAGTGAGGTGTCGTTGCACGATGTCAGATTGGACCCGAAATCTATGCATGGGAGGGCTCAGCAGACTAATCTAGACTACTTGCTCATCTTGGATGTCGATAGGCTCGTATGGAGCTTTCGCAAGACTGCAGCCTTGGACGCTCCCGGCAGCCCCTATGGCGGGTGGGAGTCCCCGGACATGGAGCTTCGCGGCCACTTTGTCG gGCACTATTTGAGCGCGTGTGCGCAAATGTGGGCGAGTACTCACAACGAGAGCCTCAAACAGAAGATGAATGCTGTAGTTTCAGCTCTATCAGCATGTCAGCAGAAAATGGGAACTGGCTATCTTTCAGCTTTCCCCTTGGAATTTTTTGACCGTTTTGAGGCTATAAAGCCCGTTTGGGCGCCTTATTACACCATCCACAAG ATATTGGCAGGGCTTTTGGATCAGTACAGTTTGGGTGGCAATGGACAAGCATTGAAGATGAGTGTATGGATGGTGGATTACTTCTACAACCGTGTGCAGAACGTGATAGCCAAGTACACAATCGAGAGGCACTGGACGTCGTTGAATGAAGAAACTGGAGGCATGAATGATGCTCTTTACCGATTGTACAGCATCACG GGTGATCAGAAGCACTTGACATTAGGCCATCTGTTTGATAAGCCATGCTTTCTAGGAATGCTAGCTATTAAG GCCGATAGCTTGTCCGGTTTTCATGCCAACACTCACATTCCGGTGGTTGTTGGATCTCAAATGCGGTTTGAACTCACAGGCGATCCGTTATACAAG GAAATAGGAACATTCTTCATGGATACTGTCAACTCCTCTCATACATACGCCACGGGAGGAACGTCTGTGTCAGAGTTCTG GTCTGATCCGAAGCGTCTAGCTGGTACGTTGCAGACGGAGAATGAGGAATCTTGCACGACTTATAACATGCTGAAG GTTTCGCGGAACCTGTTCAGATGGACAAAGGAGATGGCGTATGCAGATTACTACGAGCGGGCTCTAACAAATGGTGTGTTGAGCATCCAAAGAGGGACTGAGCCTGGAGTCATGATCTACATGCTACCCTTAGGCCCTGGTACTTCCAAGGCTCACACCTACCACAAGTGGGGAACGAAATTCGACTCTTTCTGGTGCTGCTACGGCACAG GAATTGAATCCTTCTCAAAATTGGGAGATTCAATATACTTTGAGGAGGGTGGAAACACTCCAACTCTTTACATAATACAATACATAAGTAGCTCTCTAAACTGGAAATCTGGAAACATCATCCTGAACCAGCAAGTAGAGCAAATCGCTTCGTGGGATCCACGCCTTCAGATCTCATTTACGTTCATCTCGTCAAAAGAG CAAACAGCAAGTGGGACATCTACTTTGAATTTCCGAATACCTCTCTGGACATATTCTAAAGGAGCAAAGGCGACACTCAATGGCCAAAATCTGCCCCTACCATCTCCTG GCAGTTTTCTATCAGTCTCGAGAAGCTGGAGCCGTGGCGACAGTATTACTATCGAACTTCCTATAAGTCTTCGGACAGAGGCAATTAAAG ATGACAGGCAAGAATACGCTTCGCTTCAGGCAATATTCTACGGCCCCTacctccttgccggcctcactCAGAGAGACTGGGACATCAATGCAAAATCAGCCACTTCATTTTCAGACTGGCTAACTCCACTCCCATCATCCAAGTACAACTCTCAGCTGATCTCTCTGTCTCAAGGACCCGAGGCAGCGATACTCTTCGTCTCAAACACAAACAACACGTTAAAGATGGCAAGCTTGCCCGAGGCAGGGACAGACACTGCTGTGAGCTCAACTTTTCGCCTCATTTTGAAAGACACGGCTCATGAAGACCTCACAGGGCCGTGGGATGCTATTGACAAGTCGGTCGTGCTAGAGCCGTTTGATCTTCCTGGCATGGCCGTCGTGCATCATGGAGAGGGGAAGCCTCTAGGAGTAGTAGCTCACTCAGCTGAGGCTGATGTAGCTGTTTTTCGCCTCGTTAAGGGGCTCGATGGGAAAGATGCAAGCGTGTCGATGGAGTCTGAGGATAAGAAAGGCTGCTACGTATGCAGCGGCGGCAGTGACAAGAGCAGCATCAAGCTCAGCTGCATCAGCTCAGGATCATCATCAGATGATGATGGATTCAAACAGGCTGCAAGCTTCACTCTTAGAAATGGATTCAATGAGTATCATCCTATCAGTTTTGTGGCAAAAGGGATGAGCAGGAATTTCCTTCTTTCTCCTTTGCTTAGCCTTACGGATGAATCTTACACAGTCTACTTCAATATACATTCTTGA